A genomic region of Alicyclobacillus sp. SO9 contains the following coding sequences:
- a CDS encoding ROK family transcriptional regulator, producing MTSSIDAHAMRRMNRVSVFRKIFEEDRISRIEISRDLGMNKATVSSIVDDLIQNGFVNEIGYGESQGGRKPILLELNNTAAYIVSIDVQITHVTCAVLSLKGDIVWQTRHPLYNADIPSTKENLADNLEREIRSALTHVPDSPHGVLGAGIALPGMVNARTGYVHYLPNLEIHDWPIKIELAARLNMPIYIDNDANCGALAEYVSSKADNLAFVNAGIGVGLGIIANGRLYRGQDGIAGEYGHTTISAMGLRCSCGSYGCWEEYASERGLLRLLQDRGEEQNRRIPDPDFTSECITKAESGDENYIEGFSELGRNLGYGIANICNALNPGKIFLGGSLANAYSFVIESVTQVLSQRAVARNKFVEVVLASPGTVVRGASRLVLQEALFDPQSTLLDSTHSANTNFEWATEAHNK from the coding sequence GTGACGAGTTCTATTGATGCCCACGCCATGAGACGCATGAATAGAGTCAGCGTTTTTCGAAAAATTTTCGAGGAAGACCGAATCTCAAGAATTGAAATTTCAAGAGACTTGGGAATGAATAAGGCTACTGTTTCGTCCATTGTGGACGACTTAATTCAAAATGGGTTCGTCAATGAAATTGGTTACGGAGAATCGCAAGGCGGCCGTAAGCCCATACTGTTGGAGTTGAACAATACTGCAGCCTACATTGTCAGTATTGACGTGCAGATTACGCATGTCACCTGCGCGGTTTTATCATTAAAGGGAGACATTGTATGGCAAACGCGCCATCCCTTGTATAATGCGGATATTCCGTCGACCAAAGAAAATCTGGCTGACAATCTGGAGAGGGAAATTAGAAGTGCATTAACCCATGTGCCCGATAGTCCTCACGGTGTGCTTGGTGCAGGAATCGCACTTCCGGGAATGGTGAATGCCAGAACGGGTTACGTACATTATCTACCTAATTTAGAAATACATGACTGGCCGATAAAGATTGAATTAGCCGCTCGGCTGAACATGCCAATCTATATTGACAACGATGCCAACTGCGGAGCGCTGGCAGAATATGTGTCGTCAAAAGCCGACAACTTGGCTTTTGTCAATGCAGGTATTGGAGTAGGTCTGGGAATTATAGCAAACGGTAGATTGTACAGAGGCCAGGATGGTATTGCTGGAGAATACGGGCACACCACGATTTCGGCTATGGGACTGCGCTGTTCCTGCGGAAGCTATGGGTGCTGGGAAGAATACGCATCCGAAAGGGGCTTGCTCCGTCTTCTTCAAGACAGGGGAGAAGAACAAAATCGAAGAATTCCCGACCCTGATTTCACATCGGAGTGTATTACAAAGGCAGAATCAGGGGACGAAAATTATATTGAAGGGTTTTCGGAACTGGGAAGGAACTTGGGTTACGGAATTGCCAATATTTGTAATGCCTTAAATCCCGGAAAAATCTTCTTGGGGGGGTCGCTTGCAAATGCTTACTCCTTTGTGATTGAGTCCGTCACACAAGTGCTTAGTCAACGAGCTGTTGCAAGAAACAAATTCGTTGAAGTGGTGTTGGCTAGCCCGGGTACAGTAGTGCGAGGAGCCTCGCGATTGGTTCTCCAGGAAGCGCTCTTTGACCCTCAAAGCACTTTGCTGGACAGCACGCACTCAGCAAATACGAACTTTGAGTGGGCGACCGAAGCCCACAACAAATAG
- a CDS encoding carbohydrate ABC transporter permease, whose translation MTARTVNRTLLYVVLLIFAVIFLIPVYLLIITGLKSNSSISIDQMWALPHVLGLTGLVQAWQHVGPDMLNSVYLAVTATVVVTILGSVNGYALSKWKFRGSNVIYFLILLGMFIPYQSTLIPLIRVLNTIGLFDTIPGLALVHIVYGIPMMTLIFRNFFADIPNELIESAQIDGNGYWGIFRHIMLPLSVPGFVVAAIWEFTQVWNDFLFGVTVTDPPHQPVTVAIVNIAGSQHIQWNVLMSSTLIASLPTLIVYLVLGRYFVRGLLAGSVKG comes from the coding sequence ATGACAGCACGTACTGTGAACAGAACGCTGTTGTATGTAGTCCTACTAATTTTTGCAGTCATTTTCTTGATTCCTGTCTATTTGCTCATCATTACGGGACTCAAGTCGAATTCCAGTATCAGTATTGACCAAATGTGGGCTCTCCCGCATGTACTCGGGCTTACGGGTCTGGTTCAAGCGTGGCAACACGTTGGGCCAGATATGTTAAATAGCGTTTACTTGGCCGTAACTGCCACTGTGGTTGTGACCATTTTGGGCTCCGTTAATGGCTACGCATTGTCGAAATGGAAGTTTCGCGGATCGAACGTCATTTATTTCTTGATTTTGCTGGGGATGTTTATTCCGTATCAAAGCACGTTGATTCCATTAATTCGGGTTCTCAACACCATAGGGCTGTTTGACACTATTCCCGGATTGGCACTAGTTCACATTGTTTACGGAATTCCTATGATGACACTCATCTTCCGTAACTTCTTTGCCGATATTCCAAATGAATTAATTGAATCAGCCCAAATTGATGGTAATGGCTATTGGGGTATATTTAGACACATCATGCTGCCGTTATCAGTTCCGGGTTTTGTTGTGGCCGCAATTTGGGAATTTACACAAGTCTGGAACGACTTCTTGTTTGGAGTCACCGTGACTGATCCGCCGCACCAACCAGTGACAGTCGCAATCGTCAATATTGCGGGCAGTCAGCATATCCAGTGGAACGTGCTTATGTCCAGCACGCTGATTGCGTCCTTGCCGACGCTGATTGTTTATCTCGTTTTAGGAAGATATTTTGTAAGAGGGTTACTGGCTGGTTCCGTCAAGGGATAG
- a CDS encoding carbohydrate ABC transporter permease: MKQTREGMDASAAAVTVPNRRPRIRTEKVWAMVTLIPSIILLGVFVYYFIFWTGYVSFTKWHSFIQNMHLNGFQNYVDIFKSFRFQSDLRNMVYFTAFFMIGTLVLGLFLALLVDQHIKAEGFFRSVFLYPMAISAAATGVIWSWLLNPNTGLNLILHAFGLHNVPKWYLSTRILPHLHIASINGGIPLAMFAVLIASIWQWSGFAMALYLAGLRAIPEEIKESARIDGARSIRMFWSILLPQLRPITTTAVVMLMASSLKVFDLLYAMTGPGANFVTDLPALNMFDTTFKGNQFAQGAAIATVLLVLVLIFIVPYLIGTLRKEDSK, translated from the coding sequence ATGAAGCAGACAAGGGAAGGAATGGACGCTAGTGCAGCCGCGGTAACTGTGCCGAACCGTCGGCCTCGGATTCGAACCGAAAAGGTTTGGGCAATGGTTACGCTCATTCCCTCCATCATTCTCTTAGGTGTATTTGTGTATTACTTCATTTTTTGGACAGGTTATGTTTCATTTACGAAATGGCACAGTTTCATTCAGAACATGCACCTTAATGGTTTCCAAAACTACGTTGACATTTTTAAATCCTTCCGTTTTCAATCTGACTTAAGGAATATGGTCTATTTTACAGCTTTCTTTATGATTGGTACTCTCGTTCTCGGCCTATTTCTTGCTCTTCTTGTAGATCAGCACATCAAAGCAGAGGGATTCTTCCGCAGTGTGTTTCTATATCCTATGGCCATTTCAGCCGCAGCAACAGGTGTCATTTGGAGTTGGCTGTTGAATCCGAACACAGGTTTGAACCTGATTTTGCACGCGTTTGGCCTTCATAATGTCCCAAAATGGTACTTGTCAACGCGCATCCTTCCGCATTTGCACATCGCATCGATAAATGGGGGTATCCCGCTAGCCATGTTCGCGGTATTGATTGCGAGCATATGGCAATGGTCCGGATTTGCCATGGCGTTGTATCTTGCCGGCTTAAGAGCGATTCCTGAAGAGATTAAAGAATCGGCTCGGATTGACGGCGCCAGAAGCATTCGAATGTTCTGGTCCATTTTGCTCCCTCAACTCAGACCAATAACAACCACTGCAGTGGTTATGTTGATGGCCTCGTCCCTAAAGGTGTTTGACCTTCTGTATGCAATGACGGGTCCAGGGGCTAATTTCGTAACGGATCTTCCTGCATTGAACATGTTTGACACAACGTTTAAAGGAAATCAGTTTGCTCAGGGTGCGGCTATTGCCACTGTGCTGCTGGTTCTGGTTTTGATTTTCATTGTTCCGTATCTGATTGGAACCCTTCGAAAGGAGGATAGCAAATGA
- a CDS encoding ABC transporter substrate-binding protein yields the protein MKGITKKTGISVLSVATMGALLAGCGTANNSATGNTGNSAGGSGKSGSVEIFSWWTGVASSKALKQFFNIYEQKYPGVKVINAAVSGGAGSNAKAVLASRMEAGKPPATFQVHAGRGSLKSWVEAGDMTPLNSLYKQMGWDKVFPKSLLNLVTFNGKIYAVPVDMQRDNVLWYNTKIFKKYNLTPPSTFSEFFKDAKVLKSHGITPLALANHGNWETTILWSDVLLGTVGYTKYNELMTGKLAWNSPGVTKASQTFLKMLQYTNSDYNSLHWAQADGLVAKGKAAMNVQGDWAQGYFTTTAHLKPNVDFGWAPTPGTKGIFAAVSDVFGLPSKLKGQTKTNATNFLKVLGSAKGQKEFNTLKGTISPRLDAKPSDYNAYGQSAMKSYQHDKLVLTPGQGAVNPGFTTALENAMTQLISSKNVKGFESSLQSAAQQNPLK from the coding sequence TTGAAAGGAATTACAAAGAAAACCGGGATCTCAGTATTGAGTGTTGCAACCATGGGAGCACTGTTAGCGGGATGCGGAACAGCGAACAATAGTGCAACTGGGAATACGGGAAACAGCGCCGGTGGTTCTGGCAAGAGCGGTTCTGTGGAGATTTTCAGTTGGTGGACTGGTGTAGCAAGCAGTAAGGCTTTAAAACAATTTTTCAACATTTACGAGCAAAAATATCCTGGGGTAAAAGTGATTAATGCAGCCGTCTCTGGCGGAGCGGGTTCGAATGCAAAGGCGGTTCTTGCAAGTCGAATGGAAGCGGGTAAGCCGCCTGCGACTTTCCAAGTTCACGCAGGACGGGGAAGCTTAAAATCCTGGGTCGAAGCTGGGGATATGACTCCGCTGAATTCTCTTTACAAGCAAATGGGATGGGATAAGGTCTTCCCAAAATCTCTTTTGAACTTAGTCACGTTTAATGGGAAGATCTATGCTGTACCAGTTGATATGCAGCGCGACAACGTCTTATGGTACAATACGAAAATTTTCAAAAAGTATAATTTGACACCTCCCTCGACATTCTCTGAGTTCTTCAAGGATGCAAAGGTTTTGAAGTCGCACGGAATTACACCACTGGCCCTTGCGAACCACGGAAACTGGGAGACAACAATTCTGTGGAGCGATGTACTCCTGGGAACAGTTGGGTATACAAAGTACAATGAATTAATGACAGGAAAGCTGGCTTGGAACAGCCCGGGTGTGACTAAGGCATCTCAAACATTTTTGAAAATGCTGCAATACACCAACTCTGATTACAATTCATTGCATTGGGCTCAGGCTGATGGCTTGGTTGCAAAAGGTAAAGCTGCAATGAATGTTCAGGGAGATTGGGCTCAAGGCTACTTTACGACAACGGCGCATTTGAAACCAAACGTTGACTTTGGCTGGGCGCCAACGCCGGGAACAAAAGGTATTTTTGCAGCCGTGTCTGACGTGTTTGGATTGCCGTCCAAGCTGAAGGGACAGACCAAAACAAATGCTACAAACTTCTTGAAGGTCTTGGGTTCGGCCAAGGGTCAAAAAGAATTTAATACCCTTAAAGGGACGATTTCACCGCGCCTTGATGCCAAACCTTCAGATTATAACGCCTATGGCCAGAGTGCGATGAAGTCCTATCAGCACGACAAGCTGGTTCTGACTCCGGGTCAAGGGGCCGTCAACCCTGGATTTACGACGGCATTGGAGAACGCAATGACTCAGTTAATTAGCAGCAAAAACGTGAAGGGCTTTGAGTCATCGTTGCAAAGTGCCGCACAGCAAAATCCTTTAAAATAA
- a CDS encoding galactokinase, which yields MHAFFAPGRVNLIGEHTDYNGGYVLPAALNLGTWLFVRKRSDTRLRFGSSSFSKVVDVSVRGITYDPADDYANYPKGVVKEFQKRGFDVPGLDIFYYGNLPNGAGLSSSASVEVATAWMLNHFLNAGLSREDIAVLSQTAENAFVGVQCGIMDQFSVAVGQMGNAVSLHCDTLNYRLVPLQMSGLSIVISNSNKRRGLADSKYNDRRRECEQAFLELQKCQSGIKTLADVQSNRWSQLEGCISDSTIRRRARHVVFENERAKCAPRVLREGDLQRFGQMMNESHISLRDDYEVTGLELDTLAEAAWSVKGCLGSRMTGAGFGGCTVSLVQTDAVELFEEKVRRAYLNRIGYEPSFYVTEAGDGVRDVTEEVAR from the coding sequence ATGCATGCATTCTTTGCACCGGGTCGGGTAAATCTTATTGGTGAGCACACTGATTATAACGGTGGCTATGTATTGCCGGCTGCCCTTAATTTAGGGACATGGTTGTTTGTGCGTAAGCGGTCTGATACAAGGCTTCGCTTTGGCTCGTCATCTTTTTCGAAAGTCGTCGATGTCTCTGTCCGGGGGATTACTTATGATCCGGCCGATGATTACGCGAACTACCCTAAAGGTGTTGTCAAGGAGTTTCAAAAACGCGGATTCGACGTTCCTGGTTTGGACATTTTTTATTATGGTAATTTACCCAATGGAGCTGGACTGTCCAGCTCTGCCTCTGTAGAAGTGGCCACAGCCTGGATGCTCAACCACTTTTTAAATGCAGGTTTGTCACGCGAAGACATTGCTGTCTTGTCACAAACTGCAGAGAATGCGTTTGTGGGAGTGCAATGTGGAATAATGGACCAATTTTCGGTTGCTGTAGGTCAAATGGGCAACGCAGTTTCACTTCATTGTGATACTTTGAATTATCGTTTAGTGCCACTGCAAATGAGTGGACTATCGATTGTGATTTCGAATTCAAACAAGCGGCGCGGCTTGGCGGACTCCAAGTATAACGACAGGAGGCGGGAATGTGAGCAGGCTTTCTTGGAGTTGCAGAAGTGCCAGTCTGGCATTAAAACCTTGGCAGATGTGCAGAGTAACAGGTGGAGTCAATTGGAGGGTTGCATTTCCGACTCGACGATACGCAGGCGTGCGCGCCATGTAGTGTTTGAAAATGAACGGGCCAAGTGTGCACCAAGGGTTCTGCGCGAAGGCGACCTGCAACGCTTTGGACAAATGATGAATGAATCTCACATTTCGCTTCGGGACGATTACGAGGTGACTGGTTTAGAATTAGATACATTGGCAGAAGCGGCGTGGTCCGTAAAAGGCTGTCTAGGGTCGCGTATGACGGGTGCAGGGTTTGGCGGATGCACTGTAAGTTTGGTTCAGACAGATGCTGTTGAATTGTTTGAGGAGAAAGTAAGACGAGCATATTTAAATCGAATCGGCTACGAGCCCTCATTTTATGTAACAGAAGCAGGTGACGGAGTTCGGGATGTGACTGAGGAGGTAGCTCGCTGA
- the galT gene encoding galactose-1-phosphate uridylyltransferase yields the protein MAELRFNPLLRDWTMVAANRQNRPDMPKNYCPFCPGSGKVPDSYDVYKYDNDFPALSPSPPQPDNVATNLYEVAEAYGKCEVILYSPKHEITLPELPVSQIRKVVDLWTERFAELSRDEKHKYVFIFENRGPEVGVTMPHPHGQIYAYPYVPQKIRTELDSCQIHHDKTGHCLICDINKEEQAFQQRMLVENDSFVSYVPFFTDYPYGAFISSKVHKRTLLEFTDEERDDLARMLKWVTAGMDAMFQRAFPYMMVIHQSPVNQSSDEADTYYHFHIEFYPPLRSKDRIKYLASSETGAWAPCNPLTVEDTAVVLRQAILDNRKEYETDE from the coding sequence ATGGCAGAATTGAGATTTAACCCGCTGCTGCGAGACTGGACGATGGTTGCCGCCAACAGGCAGAATCGTCCCGATATGCCGAAGAACTACTGTCCATTTTGCCCGGGTTCCGGGAAAGTACCTGACAGCTATGATGTTTATAAGTATGACAATGACTTTCCGGCCCTTTCACCATCACCGCCTCAGCCGGATAATGTTGCAACGAATCTCTATGAAGTGGCGGAGGCTTACGGGAAATGTGAGGTGATTTTGTATTCACCAAAACATGAGATAACACTGCCGGAATTGCCTGTTTCGCAGATCCGAAAAGTTGTAGACTTGTGGACTGAACGGTTCGCAGAACTATCACGTGACGAAAAACATAAGTATGTATTTATATTTGAAAACCGCGGACCGGAAGTAGGGGTAACAATGCCCCATCCCCACGGTCAAATTTATGCGTATCCCTATGTCCCTCAGAAAATTCGGACAGAACTGGACTCCTGTCAGATTCATCACGACAAGACGGGTCACTGTCTCATTTGTGACATAAACAAGGAAGAACAGGCTTTTCAGCAACGAATGTTGGTGGAAAACGATTCGTTTGTGAGCTATGTTCCATTCTTTACTGACTACCCATACGGCGCCTTTATCTCCAGTAAAGTCCACAAAAGAACACTCCTTGAATTTACTGATGAAGAACGGGACGATCTGGCGCGAATGTTGAAATGGGTCACTGCAGGAATGGATGCAATGTTTCAACGCGCCTTTCCTTATATGATGGTCATACATCAATCTCCAGTGAATCAGTCTTCCGACGAAGCCGATACCTACTATCACTTTCATATCGAATTTTATCCTCCGCTGCGTAGCAAGGACCGTATAAAGTACTTGGCTTCTTCAGAGACGGGAGCTTGGGCTCCTTGCAATCCGTTGACAGTCGAAGATACAGCGGTCGTGCTAAGACAAGCAATACTAGACAACAGGAAGGAATATGAGACTGATGAATAG